The following coding sequences are from one Lepisosteus oculatus isolate fLepOcu1 chromosome 19, fLepOcu1.hap2, whole genome shotgun sequence window:
- the LOC102690285 gene encoding cyclic AMP-dependent transcription factor ATF-4-like, with protein sequence MDWSELLQLGSLYPELASLTAEPDLPVCAELKEERQLGGSGGFVLCSDTQSISEMEWMGEKMDVHLLDSLIEDAPVTSKDLLHVVEKTLKFQADVTSTTQSSAATHVQPKGGGRLQGPSVSSDQVAPCTPPLSPHFATQPATVASSHASWFSAGQPTEVLELPYESVLLLDGLVAPSGSEDNGMDSECDDAKLVTIPGAVPWQELPEPPANIPLCIMSQNGSLVEKAAVPSSSSPGSKCTVNRKHRKKEQNKNAATRYREKKRAQRAALEVELLQLEDTNRELKEKVASLATEIQCLEALLEEVQSAGEEKSVVFSKPQQTKS encoded by the exons ATGGATTGGAGCGAGTTGCTGCAGCTGGGGAGCCTGTATCCCGAACTTGCTTCACTGACCGCTGAGCCTGACCTGCCCGTGTGCGCCGAGCTGAAGGAGGAGAGGCAACTGGGAGGAAGCGGCGGCTTCGTGCTCTGTTCTGACACCCAAA GCATTTCCGAGATGGAATGGATGGGAGAGAAGATGGATGTACATCTCTTGGACAGTCTGATCGAGGATGCCCCAGTGACCTCAAAAGATCTGCTACACGTGGTTGAGAAGACTTTGAAATTCCAGGCTGATGTCACATCCACTACACAGAGTTCAGCTGCAACTCATGTTCAGCCTaaaggaggagggcggctccagGGCCCATCGGTCTCAAGCGATCAAGTGGCGCCCTGTACACCTCCTCTATCCCCACACTTTGCCACACAGCCTGCCACGGTGGCCTCTTCCCATGCCAGCTGGTTCTCTGCAGGCCAGCCGACAGAAGTTCTGGAACTTCCCTATGAATCCGTGTTGCTGCTGGATGGTTTAGTTGCTCCCTCTGGCAGTGAGGATAATGGGATGGATTCGGAGTGCGATGATGCTAAATTGGTGACCATCCCTGGAGCTGTGCCTTGGCAAGAGCTCCCGGAGCCTCCCGCCAACATCCCACTCTGCATCATGAGCCAAAACGGCTCGCTGGTGGAGAAGGCCGCGgtgccctcctcttcctccccggGCTCCAAGTGCACTGTCAACCGAAAGCACAGGAAGAAGGAGCAGAACAAAAACGCAGCCACGAGGTACCGGGAGAAGAAGAGAGCACAGAGGGCGGCACTGGAAGTCGAGCTGCTCCAGCTGGAGGACACAAACAGAGAGCTGAAGGAGAAGGTGGCCTCACTGGCCACAGAGATCCAGTGCCTGGAAGCACTGTTAGAGGAGGTACAGAGCGCTGGAGAGGAGAAGAGTGTGGTGTTTTCCAAACCACAGCAGACCAAGAGCTGA